One Vicia villosa cultivar HV-30 ecotype Madison, WI linkage group LG5, Vvil1.0, whole genome shotgun sequence genomic window, GCATGGTGAAAATAGGTGGCTCTTGTGGAATTTCTATAGAAGGAAGAATAACATCTGGTGTAGGAGTAACGAGAACCGGTGGTTCCTGTGGAATCTCTGGTGTTGGGTTTGACATAGTGAAAGGTAGTGATTCTTGTGGAAGTTCTGATATGTTGAAAATGAAAATGGTaaagatgaaaatgaaaatggTTCTCATAAGTTGCGATGTGATTTTCACATGAAAAAGTTGCgatgtgatttttatgtagtaaagTTGCAACATATATTCCCGTGATAAAAAGGTTGTGACTTGcattcattaaatataaaatgtaaGTGGTCTATATATATTATCCAAATACATTATTATTGAattattgaatgtattttaaaaaatatatattataaaaaaaaggtaATATCTATTAAAATATCTCTCCACCCTCCTTTacaacttttcttttttttttgaggtATAAATTCGCCTTTACAATCCTAACCCAACTCAATTAATATTCTTTTTCCATTTAACACAAAAACACGTTTCTAACACAAAACACGAAAACCCTTTacagcaaaaaaagaaaaaataaagcaaTCCCAAAAGCTCTTCTATTTAAGGTGACTCACACTAttacttcttcatcttccactttCAACAATTCTTCAATATATTTTCTTAAGAAAAAGATGAGTAATGAAGAGTTGGTTATTCAAGCTGAGTATGTGTACAAAGAAGAGACTCGACTCACTGTTTTGAAAACATCTCGGTTCTTCACTGGTGATGGCTTTGTTGTGTATGATTGTAAGGGACAACTCGTTTTCCGATTCGACTCGTATGGACCTAACACTCGTGATAAGGAAGAACTTGTTCTCATGAATCCTCATGGTCGTTCTCTTCTCACCTTACGGAAAAAGGTATGTATCCTTTATGATGATaacctttcttctttttctcatttCTACAATTCATTTTTTTGTTTCTGAGTTGACTCACTGAGTCTACTCACCGAGTCTGATTACGTAGTTGTTGAGCATCTGTATGAGTTAACTTTCCGAGTTCACTCACTGAGTTTACTCACCGAAAGGAAATATTATACTCTCGAGTCactattataagaaaaaaaatactttttaaaattattgaataaataatttaGACGTTGATCAGATACATTAatttttcaataaatttaaaaattttattgttGCTAATAATAGTGACCAAACATCTGTGATAAAGTCGGATCAAACTAAAAATCGGATAAgagatttattataatttattgttGAACAAACAGTTAACAACTCTAGATTGAAAATCAAGCATACTCTACCCCCAACTACCTTTCAAAGTTTGAAAAATTTTGTAAAGGAAAAGACTTTTTTACATACAGCAAAataatttaatgaataaaataattatattaagttATTAGAGTGTTAGACAATTATCTTATCTATCCGTTTTTCTAGCACACGTGaaaatataaacaattttttaaaattttttttcacatcctctcctttaatttttttaatactatAAACTTTTCTAATTCTTCTTTATTATTGTTATgagatcattattattatttgattaatattacagagaaaaaaaacatttatgaatttaaaaaaattaaaaaaagctaATTACAAAGAAAATATGTCTATAAAAGTTAAAATAGAAATGAGTGCAATAATCGTAGCGATTGTCAATAAGATTTTGTTTGGTAACACACAATTTTGAGTTTATAATTTATAACTTaaaagctcatatgataatttagatatGTTTAGTAATGATCTTTTCATCttgaacttatagcttatttttcgtATGCTATTTTAAATAATGCTTTAActtatagtttattattttttcttccttttttatctttattattttaataaaaaccaaCTTTTAcactttataaattattttaaagtacataaaataattaaatattaaatatcttttatataattttacatttataagttacttgaatagctaattttactaaatacttcaattagcttatcagtTTCCAGTCTCAACCATCAaccataaactataagctatcagtcatcagccatcaattataaactataaactgtCGACTAATTTATCTGTCAAGCgctatttttatcaaacagaccctaagtttttaaacataaattttgaataaaaataaaccacaccaaaaatatgttttttctttatatattattttagttaCACAATAGATAAATTTAATAGTTTAAAAGCTATTTCCAGAAGCCTTGaattttattgagaaattttaaaATCCTACATTTATAAAATTTGTATAAAGTAACACTCTTCCTTTATTAACCAGATTTATAAGATTAAATTAGACTCAATCCACGTATTTAATATGTTACCAAGTCTTAATAGTATTCTTACCCAAAAGAAAAGTCTTAATAGTACAGGGGGCCAAAGAAAATGATGTGCATGGTTTGAGATGAActtgaaattaaaatataaatatttatttttaaaaaattaaaaattaaaagttattaACACTTCAAATAAATTATCACAGGtatcttatttttaaattttatttgtatttttaatcCCGATAATTATTGATGTTATTGAGTCAATTCATTAAGATAACATTTATTGGTATTTGTTGAGCAGAAACCTAGTCTTCATCAACGATGGGAAGGGTTTAAAGGAGAGAGAAAGGACGGTGATAAACCTATTTTTAATGTAAAAAGATCATCAATAATTGGGCGATCTCGAACAACCATAACGGTGGAAGTACATGAGAATCCAGGTATGGAGTACTTCATTGAAGGGTGCTTCCCACAACGATGCTGTAAGATTTTCAATGCTACAAAAAAATTAGTGGCTGAGATTCGCCGCAAAGTAGACCCCACCACTAATGTTATGCTTGGAAAAGAAGTGTTCTTGCTTTGCGTTCAACCTGATTTTGATGTGTCCTTTGCCATGGGATTGGTTTTGGTATTGGATCAAATCAATGGTGAGAATTTCTTTGATAATGGGACCATCGAGACCTCGGTGCACCCTACTATAGAAGATTgaggaattgttgttgttgtgttatattttgagatttttattaaaaagtttaATCACCTTCTTAAcacattttatttttcctttttttaatattcATCCTTTGTTGTATGACATTAATAAAATGGTTAATAGTGTATATTTATatcttgaaaatttctttagccacctccctatgggggtcacccccagcgaaaaacccaaaatacccctgcttcggaaatgaacttccgaaacattgattttttttaaaaatttccataattcggaagttcatatccgaaaacacctcatggggggtgtgttcggagatgaacttccgaaaacaccttttttcagattttgaggggtttcggaaatgcacttccgaattatgcagaaacagactttttttttatgtttttgttaacagtttcgtatttttaattaaaagaaaccggaaaaaaaaaataaacgacATGTAAAGTTGAagatactaatatgataaaaaaaaattaatatatacaagctcaagcaaatccaaataataataataataataatgtgctaaagatacaatccgataacaaaaaatataaaaacccgaccactactgggtgtgcctaaccctctctccctgagacctcctctgccgcctgtatgtcgccgcacggcccgcatcagtgacgatcatctccatcacggcgactgcctctagaccgccctgctgaacgatacctcgatccaacgcgtcccgcccaagcatctctatccgctggcagatcggcatgagatcaatggcgtgatcatcctcggcctgccggttctccaggatctcctcgtgtgctggcctaggagcgccgggaacgtcgggtctcagaagaggatgtgacacccggtagaaccatgtgacgtacccctcctcactgtgccagtcctgggtgactcgagtgagacggtactcctctggtaccacatgatgttgccagtcctcccatatggcagtgagctgcactcgagtcacagtgtcgggagcagcctcaaagggtgacctgggtatccgctgcacgaatccgaactgacgcatgcaccgctcagggagatatcgaaccatgatgccggtcccgcaagccaaccagcctgaatatagtgcaatgccgtcaaaggggacaatatgagcgtagtcgctgaacggcctccatgTGATGTCGtcatgcatcgtgcggtccaagtacagacggtatggtcccaccgtatcgttccccctctggagaacgtatctggcggccctgggcatggcgtccacgtacgcatgATCGAAGTGAaagtcgtggatgcgggagaagtaggagatgatccagctctgaaacagaaacacgataatgtattaaaaataaatacgaaacataaataaataaataaatacgataatgtattaaaataaaacgtaccgtaagcagtgtgcaggatccgaccaactgcctcgtcctccagttcgaggcctcattcagcttctggtagagatatgccagagtagctgacccccagttccactggtgaacggtatccaggtccatgaaatagcggaggtaggtcacgtcgacgtaccttgcactcttgtccacaaagcaagcagcgcctaccacatgcatgtaccaacaccggagagcgcagccgcggtggtactgtgtgaataggtcgtcacccgcctgctcggcatcggccgccgcgtccaggtggtgctcgaaatagcggctcagtgtggtgaaccatATATGAGGCCCAGAAGTTGTGATGCACTCGAAGTCaacaacttcgggctccatgcccaaatagagcgccatccactgactggcctcgaccctctggatccgggagtggtgcaacagcggccccctgatgggcaggtggagaagacactgcacgtcatgcaaggtgatcgtcatctcccccaccggcaagtggaaagaagacgtctccttgtgccagcgctccacaaatgccccctgcatgccggtgctgatggtggtgtacccggtcatgcaaagcccgctaagccctgaacctcgcacatggtcgttaaaccactgagctgctggtttaaacagactaaaAATCTTcctggcgtggttcaccattttcaatggctctctctcctgttacaaaaaaaacaaataagcaacatatattaaataagcgacaaataaacggtaaaattataaaaaatggtgacaaataaacggttaaattaaaaaaatacctctccctcccaatccgccgagcgacgtgatcgtggtagtgaatcagcacggaagtgtcaaaaggccctcccggatagctgtccccctcctcatcctcctccccggctggagggttaacatccggtaccccctccggctcgtggtatggcactggcatctcctcctcctcctcctcctcatcctcctcctctcgctggcgggaagaagatacccgagccagcctactcctagacccTAAAGctgatgtaccctctcccacgtcctcgGGTACTCGcgcacgtcgtccccggccccgcccccgtccctgtgtcgacgccagctgcgccgccgcccgctcgcgtctagccgacgcagtctgggtctccctaccctgtctgatgcgtgctggttggttgcctgacatgttcctgtaaacaattgaaatcgattaatatgcgagacaaaataaaaaactaaaaaatttgaacttctgatacaattcggaagttcatttccgaaaactgggatggaggtattttcggaaatgaacttccgaaacacccctgcgatggagttttctgcaacttccatggcagaccccaaaaccagacataaaaccaattcaaaatgcttctaaacaacctaaatactactaacaacctaaccatatatcatttatgcaattgaaaccctaaataacatgcatttgaataatgaatctaacaatttcaaaacttacaaattgagtgatttgagggcttttgaatgttgtttagcaatgtgattggagccttgatgcagccttggaattctgtttgcacaaattttcgcctttgcttgtttttgttttgagttagggtaaatgaatgggggagggggggtgttttgataaatctgcagaaatcgcagtatttcggaagttcacttccgaaatgttgttttcggaaatgaacttccgaaataagacaattttttcaaaaaaaaaggcgctttcggagatgcatctccgaaaacacctttttcttgcatttcggaagtgcatttctgaagtcaggggtagtatggggttttcaccagaggtggactagaaggtagggaggtggccaaagaaattttcttatatctttcAAAACTCAATACAtgcttcaaataaataaaatttgtataCCAATCTACACATCAAGTTGCAACTTGAATAATAAAAATGGAATAAGTTTTAATAATTTATCAATTCTAGTTAATTCttaaaagaaaagatataaaACTTCACAAGAGTTTATAAAGAGGAATATATGATTTTATAAGTTATTTTGTAGTaacgattttttttttttttgccaaattGTAGTAACGATTTATGTCTAATATAAAAAATGTAATATGCTATTAGAGTCTAATTGACTAATTCGTCTATCATTTATGAAGATGCGCTAACTCCAATAACACTAAATGTGAGATGtattggaaaaagagaaaaataggaGATGCGCAATTGATGTAAAATAGTTTTGCATAAACTTTTCTAAGTAGAAAATTCCGATCAAACAATTTGAATTGttttctctttgaatttcttgagATACATACATTGTTCTGATGTGGTTATAGTAAATCCACCTAAACTTGTACCAATTCAAATTTACATAAATTATAtatgaatatttatatttttttttttaggtaGGGAAGTAGTCATACTTTTAAGAAAAAGTCATTTTAAAAAACCCTAATAAGTTTATatatctcattttaattaaataagtgaATTATTGAGTTTAGAATGATAGTTTTAAATAAAATGAAGAGGATAAAATTGTTTGGAAGGAGGAATCAAGTGTTATTTGGTGAGATCAATGTTTAAGTTTTAATGAGAGATGTCAATGTGGAGAGGGAAATAATGGTGTGACATCAACTTACTATAGTTTGGTTTGAGCTAGCAAAATGGATAGGTTCTATTGTGGTGCAAAAACTctatagtttttatttatttttcattttcgttggtttgataatatttttttaaaccatCAAGTTCTCATGATAAAGTACATAAATGATTAAAATTAGTCTAAGTTTTAtattctatatatttttttacataaTCTATATACTTAGTAAAAGTTATGTTTTAGAGAAACAAATGCTATTATCTCTACAATTCATACCTGAACATCTCAAAACTTGTTTCTAAGGTTTAGGAAATTTCACTTAGTTGGTTTGAAATacatttattttgatttgaatcaatATAGTTAAAATgttaattcaaataatatatttattgattctaatgattcatttatttttaaacaaatattaCAGGAATATTGTTTCGAATAACCAAGAGGTTTATTTGAATTAACAAGCAAAAATTGGACAATCGGTGTGTGTAATGACTCTTGAATATAATGCCAGGGTTTGGTGTTTTCATTATTTGATCTTTAAGCTCAATTTTCTAGAAGATTGATGCACTTAGACAATTACCTTTGGCTATCTAACTTTTTCAATTATAGGCTAAGGTTTGGAATAAGAGGGAGATTGAATTAGTATGAAGTAAGAGAAACTAATGAGAAAATTATATTTCTCACAATTCATCTAGAGCTGGCTAGGTATAATGGAACCCTTTGAGTGATAAACCAATTAATGTGAATATATTGAAGTGTTAGGGTTAGAAAATGAATTAACAACATTATTaaagtaattattaatattaatcatGTTTAATGTGTGATCTTTGGTGTTCGAGTGAAATTGATGTTATATTTATGATCGAGTTGTTATATGACTGCTTGACAATCATTTCTTCATGAGAGGATGAGTATATTGCATGATCTAATGCAGCACGCCAAGCTTTTTGGATTGAATTTGTGTCGATGGAGTTAACGACTCAAGTGAGGAAACCACAAGTAAACAATCAACTTTGCAAAGAATCTAATTTTTCATGGCAGGAGCAAACATATAGAAgttagattttatttcttgagGGAGCAAGTGAGTCAAGGAAAGTTATAGGTGAAGTTTGTCCAAGTGAATATCAATTTGCTGATATTCTAATTAAGTGATTGGGGATTGATAAGTTCTTGTCTCTtagaaagaaatcaagaattaTTCAATTTGAATAGTTTACATGTTTTGTTATTTCTTAAGTTGGATTATAAGAAGCATGTTGTGAAAATCCAACTTAAAGTAGTTATGGTAGTTTTGTTATTTCTGAAGTTGGATTATAATGTCACATGTAGTATATAAACACTTGTGTATTAATGTTCAGATAACTCATAATGTCATAATATTATTTCACCAATTACACACTGCAATATTTTTGGCCTATGCCCACGCTAAATTTTTTCACAACTAAAAAATGGTGACAGTCACGTACAAGTTTTATTTAGGATTTTTAAATCATCGACATATGTTTTAAAACATTGAATCCGAAGTGTGAAAGTGTAGTATTTTCTTCAATTGCAATAATTAACAAACTGTAGATATTTTAAACCGCAAATAAAAACTGCGGcattataattttcacttcaaactaTGGcccaaacccaaaaaaaaaatactccgccagaatttctcttttttttttagtttcctctccttaattattttgttttctaattttttttagattaagaaaagaaaaaaatattgaaaatgtaAATACAATAAGGTGCCTCATTCTaacctaatttttttaattagggTTAGAAATAGTGAAATCCAAAACCTTTCTCCCTCCTTTAAGAGAAAATCGTGAACGGTGATGGTGGTGCGGCCGATTCCTCTCCTTCGATCGACAACAACAACGAACATTGCCTTTTTCTCTTCTCATCACATACGGTAGCACGACCTCCATCTCCAACGTGATCTTTGTTCCGTCTCCGTTCGATCCTCTCCGCCTCGTCTCAACGTCTTCTCTTTCTGTCTCTTCTCGATTTTCTCTTCCTCTGCCTCTTCACTCGCTTGTACATGTTGTTGTGGTACTAttgttgttgagtttgttgatgaGTGTGGTGAACACGGTTTTGCATGTTGGTGATTATGATGTTGTTGAAACTGGTTCTGAATCTTTAAAACTGGGTGATATATTTTCAAACCTATTTCGTATACTCTCTTTTAATTTCTCTTCTTCTATCTCTATATATTCTGAAGGATTTGTGTATATGGAAAAATGATGAACACAATTTAATAGGGCTTCATGAATGTTAGGATTCTTCTGTGGTTTTATATGAACGTGAATTTGTACAATAATTTTTGAAGGGTTCTGTATATTTGGGAAGATGATGAACAAAAGTTTTaggtttttttgtgtttgttgcttaagTTTTGTCATTTTAGTTGTTTAAGAATTTTGTAaacatgtttattttattttatttttgtgtttagGATAATCTTGAGTTTACCTTATTTGATTTGGTTGCTTGGGAGTTTAGTAAACATGCTAATCAAGATTTTGAAGTATACTTAGTTGGAATGTTTTGTATCTCTCTGTTCTTCAAATACTTTTTGGTGTTTCTGTCTGCTGAATGTTTCCATTTGATAGCATTCACTATTGTCTGAATATTTCATGAATCTACAATCTTCTCAAGTATGATGAAGTGTCTGCCAAATTTAATGTGGAGTATATTGCTGGAGGTAATACCCAAGATCTGAATAATTGCAACTCAAAATCCAATCATGGTTGCTCATGTATGCGCACTTTCTCTTATAAGAGTTGAGCTGAGTCTGGAGTAGTTATGGATAAAACATATGTTCTACAATGAGGTACGAATTATAATTTGAAACTCTTTAAGTCTGATCTTGTTTCCGGCCTCACTTTTAGCTCGATTTCCACCACCAGTAGCTTAATGTCATCCAGTTTGAAGAGGACCAAGATTGGATTACCTTCAACAAAGCTAGGAACTCACTTCATTTAATACTTACCATCACAGCGGTTTAATTAATAGAAGTTGTGTTTTATATTATCTATCTCTTAGAACTTTTGTTTGATCTTGTTTTCGGCCTCCCTTTTAGCTCGACTTCCACCACCAGTAGCTTAATGTCAGCCAGTTTGAAGAGGACCAAGATTGTATTACCTTCAACAAAGCTAGGAACTCACTTCATTTAATACTTACCATCACAAGGGTTAAATTAATAGAAGTTGTGTTTTATATTATCTATCTCTTAAaacttttgttttgaatttgggaTGACTCTCGAGAGAGAGAAACTTAGTTTTGTTTAAGAATGATAATATAAAACCTTATCTATATTTTTGCGACTTATTAGTCATCAGTAGCGTCACTTGATGTAGACTTACTTATTTCGTAATAAATATTTTGACATTGTGGCTTAATGTTTTAttgtataattagattttaatgttaacatggttaatgttttattgtataattagaatataattatattttgacatggttttattttattgCCATGCCATGAAGAACGCCATTGTCACAACTATGCGACACAAAAAGAAACTGTGGCATACTAAAACGATTTAAAACCGTAAGCAAAATTTAGCCGTGATTTTAATTAGTGTCCATAAACAAACCGTGGCAAGACCTTGGAAACTAAACCGTATGCTATACATTAAATAAGAACTGTGGTTTTACGATATGATCACAGTTTAGAACTGAGGCGCAAGATAAACTGCAGCCTTATAcaagtctctctctctctctctcacacacacacacacacacacacacacacacacacacacacacacgtgcacacacacacacacacacacacacacacacacacacacacacacacacacacacacacacacacacacacacacacacatatatatatatatatatatatatatatatataccgtgGCCTAAATAAGAAAACG contains:
- the LOC131601160 gene encoding protein LURP-one-related 12-like, with amino-acid sequence MSNEELVIQAEYVYKEETRLTVLKTSRFFTGDGFVVYDCKGQLVFRFDSYGPNTRDKEELVLMNPHGRSLLTLRKKKPSLHQRWEGFKGERKDGDKPIFNVKRSSIIGRSRTTITVEVHENPGMEYFIEGCFPQRCCKIFNATKKLVAEIRRKVDPTTNVMLGKEVFLLCVQPDFDVSFAMGLVLVLDQINGENFFDNGTIETSVHPTIED